In Catalinimonas alkaloidigena, a single genomic region encodes these proteins:
- a CDS encoding Crp/Fnr family transcriptional regulator, which translates to MQRLATSLARYIHPQPDDLEKIVSRFRHKVLKKGRFLIRGGQISQEFLFIETGCLRVFWQQADREVTGWFAFEDEFFCELSSFLPQRPSVYGVQALEDTALLVLSRAEMEQLFREVPVFETFVRKFWEQIITHLVESIISFQTETAEKRYEKALQHPKLIQRVPLKYLSSYLGITPSSLSRLRKPR; encoded by the coding sequence ATGCAAAGACTAGCCACCAGTCTTGCCCGCTACATCCACCCCCAACCGGACGATCTGGAAAAAATCGTCTCCCGTTTCCGGCACAAAGTCCTCAAGAAAGGTCGTTTTCTGATCCGCGGCGGACAGATCAGCCAGGAGTTTCTGTTCATTGAAACGGGGTGCCTGCGGGTGTTCTGGCAACAGGCTGACCGGGAAGTAACGGGGTGGTTTGCATTTGAGGACGAATTTTTCTGCGAGCTGAGCAGCTTCCTGCCGCAACGGCCTTCCGTCTACGGCGTGCAGGCGCTGGAAGACACCGCCCTCCTTGTGCTCAGCCGGGCAGAGATGGAGCAACTGTTCCGGGAAGTTCCCGTATTTGAAACGTTCGTGCGCAAATTCTGGGAGCAAATCATTACCCATCTGGTGGAGAGCATCATCTCGTTCCAAACCGAAACTGCCGAAAAACGCTACGAAAAAGCGCTGCAGCACCCAAAACTGATCCAGCGCGTTCCCCTCAAATACCTCTCCTCTTACCTCGGCATTACACCGTCTTCACTCAGCCGCTTGCGCAAGCCCAGGTGA
- a CDS encoding YybH family protein has product MKHLSTLPHPETEALLALMDQFVTLWNRKDPAQFGTLFTEEAEFVDIVGQIARGRDAIVAQHRFPFAVVNKLAVLRLHELYMRPLAPHLVLISAHWVLNGSTTPDGKPLPPRAGVLQVICRCEQGDWQITLVHNTDTSGVPKGVPTTELRFFE; this is encoded by the coding sequence ATGAAACACCTGAGTACCCTGCCCCACCCGGAAACGGAGGCGCTTCTCGCATTGATGGACCAGTTCGTCACCCTCTGGAACCGCAAAGATCCGGCACAGTTCGGCACGCTCTTTACCGAGGAGGCGGAGTTTGTGGACATCGTGGGGCAGATTGCCCGCGGGCGAGACGCGATTGTGGCGCAGCACCGGTTTCCCTTCGCGGTGGTGAACAAACTGGCGGTACTGCGCCTGCATGAGTTGTACATGCGGCCCCTTGCGCCCCACCTCGTGCTGATTTCAGCCCACTGGGTGCTGAACGGGAGCACTACGCCCGACGGCAAACCCCTACCGCCCCGGGCCGGTGTGCTGCAGGTGATTTGCCGATGCGAACAGGGAGACTGGCAGATTACGCTGGTCCATAACACCGATACCTCCGGGGTGCCCAAAGGCGTCCCCACCACGGAGCTGCGCTTTTTTGAGTAG